One window from the genome of Hoplias malabaricus isolate fHopMal1 chromosome 18, fHopMal1.hap1, whole genome shotgun sequence encodes:
- the dmtn gene encoding dematin isoform X1: MQKTGTAQSSRGPSAPGSPATSIVARMDNQVIGYKDLAAIPKDKAILEVERPDLMVYEPHFNISALDRVVMSRSRERSMSPHSISPPPSPEIFASKEQKAWSEQSSPGGSAMGSTVQLRKTSTSSKSGPIHHFHRPDNGSNIYSKPPIYKHDAAAAAASHNKHKEDVIILSSKFPAAQPPDPNLPSKIETEYWPCPPSLASVEIEWRKKAVEQGKALEDDEFEDLTEDAKRLQEQELNKIQSNLGKLILKEEIEKSVHIRRKTRSLPDRTHMHSSSGASKSASLPPCSRSGLTRLQSADFTSTDSDRTRTGASKQIQPQHTHHYPFITNPCLLTCAILSETDQCLMWSRVSKES, encoded by the exons ATGCAGAAG ACAGGAACGGCTCAGTCGTCACGGGGTCCTAGTGCTCCTGGATCTCCGGCTACTTCTATAGTG GCCCGAATGGATAATCAGGTGATTGGGTATAAGGATCTGGCAGCGATTCCTAAAGACAAAGCCATCCTGGAGGTGGAGCGTCCCGACCTGATGGTGTACGAACcacatttcaatatttcagcTCTAGATCGAGTGGTGATGTCTCGCAGCAGAGAG aGATCAATGTCTCCTCACTCTATCTCACCCCCTCCTTCCCCCGAG ATCTTTGCCTCCAAAGAGCAGAAGGCATGGTCAGAGCAGAGTTCTCCCGGAGGTTCTGCCATGGGTTCTACAGTTCAGCTGCGCAAAACCAGCACGTCCTCCAAATCAGGACCCATACACCACTTCCACAGACCAG ataaTGGAAGCAACATCTACAGCAAGCCTCCCATTTACAAGCACG ATGCGGCAGCAGCGGCAGCATCCCATAATAAACACAAAGAAGATGTCATTATCTTGTCCTCCAAATTCCCAGCAGCTCAACCTCCTGACCCCAACCTGCCATCGAAGATAGAGACCGAATACTGGCCCTGCCCACCCTCTCTGGCTAGCGTGG agattGAATGGCGGAAGAAAGCGGTGGAACAGGGCAAAGCTTTAGAGGACGATGAGTTTGAGGACCTGACTGAGGATGCCAAGAGACTACAAGAGCAGGAGCTTAATaaa ATCCAGTCAAACTTGGGGAAACTGATCCTGAAGGAGGAAATAGAGAAGTCTGTCCACATCCGGAGGAAAACACGCTCCCTACCCGACAGGACACACATGCACTcca GTTCTGGAGCATCTAAATCTGCCTCTTTACCTCCGTGCAGCCGCTCCGGACTCACTCGG CTGCAGTCAGCTGACTTCACCTCCACAGACAGCGACAGAACCAGGACAGGTGCCTCCAAGCAGATCCAACCACAGCATACACACCATTACCCCTTTATTACAAACCCCTGCCTTCTTACTTgtgccattttatcagaaacagatCAGTGTCTAATGTGGTCCAGAGTGTCTAAAGAATCTTAA
- the dmtn gene encoding dematin isoform X2 gives MQKTGTAQSSRGPSAPGSPATSIVARMDNQVIGYKDLAAIPKDKAILEVERPDLMVYEPHFNISALDRVVMSRSRERSMSPHSISPPPSPEIFASKEQKAWSEQSSPGGSAMGSTVQLRKTSTSSKSGPIHHFHRPDNGSNIYSKPPIYKHDAAAAAASHNKHKEDVIILSSKFPAAQPPDPNLPSKIETEYWPCPPSLASVEIEWRKKAVEQGKALEDDEFEDLTEDAKRLQEQELNKIQSNLGKLILKEEIEKSVHIRRKTRSLPDRTHMHSSSGASKSASLPPCSRSGLTRLQSADFTSTDSDRTRTGLQNGEAQRGRMDRGNSLPSILEQKIYPYEMLIVTHRGRCKLPPGVDRTRLERHLSPEEFEGLFGMPITDFDRLSLWKRNELKKKVSLF, from the exons ATGCAGAAG ACAGGAACGGCTCAGTCGTCACGGGGTCCTAGTGCTCCTGGATCTCCGGCTACTTCTATAGTG GCCCGAATGGATAATCAGGTGATTGGGTATAAGGATCTGGCAGCGATTCCTAAAGACAAAGCCATCCTGGAGGTGGAGCGTCCCGACCTGATGGTGTACGAACcacatttcaatatttcagcTCTAGATCGAGTGGTGATGTCTCGCAGCAGAGAG aGATCAATGTCTCCTCACTCTATCTCACCCCCTCCTTCCCCCGAG ATCTTTGCCTCCAAAGAGCAGAAGGCATGGTCAGAGCAGAGTTCTCCCGGAGGTTCTGCCATGGGTTCTACAGTTCAGCTGCGCAAAACCAGCACGTCCTCCAAATCAGGACCCATACACCACTTCCACAGACCAG ataaTGGAAGCAACATCTACAGCAAGCCTCCCATTTACAAGCACG ATGCGGCAGCAGCGGCAGCATCCCATAATAAACACAAAGAAGATGTCATTATCTTGTCCTCCAAATTCCCAGCAGCTCAACCTCCTGACCCCAACCTGCCATCGAAGATAGAGACCGAATACTGGCCCTGCCCACCCTCTCTGGCTAGCGTGG agattGAATGGCGGAAGAAAGCGGTGGAACAGGGCAAAGCTTTAGAGGACGATGAGTTTGAGGACCTGACTGAGGATGCCAAGAGACTACAAGAGCAGGAGCTTAATaaa ATCCAGTCAAACTTGGGGAAACTGATCCTGAAGGAGGAAATAGAGAAGTCTGTCCACATCCGGAGGAAAACACGCTCCCTACCCGACAGGACACACATGCACTcca GTTCTGGAGCATCTAAATCTGCCTCTTTACCTCCGTGCAGCCGCTCCGGACTCACTCGG CTGCAGTCAGCTGACTTCACCTCCACAGACAGCGACAGAACCAGGACAG GGCTGCAG AACGGAGAAGCTCAGAGAGGGCGAATGGACCGAGGGAACTCACTGCCCAGCATTCTGGAGCAGAAG ATTTATCCATATGAAATGCTGATTGTGACCCACAGAGGGCGCTGTAAGCTTCCTCCAGGAGTGGACAGGACCAGACTAGAG AGGCACCTGTCTCCAGAGGAGTTTGAGGGTTTGTTCGGGATGCCCATCACAGACTTCGATCGGCTCTCCCTGTGGAAACGGAACGAGCTGAAGAAGAAAGTCTCTCTTTTCTAA